The nucleotide window AACAGCAGGTCGATGCGATCGCGCGTGACCGGGAGCTGGCCCTTGCGCAACTTGTCGAGGAGCTGCTCCAGCGAGTGCGTGAGCCGGGTGATGGCCTCGAAGCCGAACACCCCGCTGCCGCCCTTGATCGAATGAGCCGCACGGAACACCGCGTTCAGCACCTCGGGGTCCGGGGCGCCGTCGCCGGCGCCCAGGAGCCCGGACTCGAGGGCCGCGAGGTGCTCGCCCGCCTCGTCCAGGAAGGTGTTCAGCAACTGGTCCATTTCGACTGGCATCGGTCCGCTCGCTAGGGGAGCAGGTCGGTAACGACCTGGACGAGTTGCGCGGCCTTGAACGGCTTCACGATCCACCCGGTCGCGCCCGCGGCCTTGCCCTGCTGCTTCATCTCGGTCTGGGACTCGGTGGTGAGCAGGATGATGGGGGTGGACTTTAACTGCGGCCGCGCGCGCGCCTGCTTGACGAACGTGATCCCGTCCATCACCGGCATGTTGACGTCGCTGATGATGACGTCCACGCGGGCGCCGGCGAGCTTGTCGAGGGCCTCCTGACCGTTGCAGGCCTCGATCACGGTGAACTTGGCGTCCGACAGGGCCATGGCGACCATTTGGCGGAACGTGAGCGAGTCGTCGACGATGAGAGCGGTTTTCGCCACGAGAGTGGTCCTCAAAAGAATTCCATGGAACCCGGGGTGTCGTCACCCGCGGGGCCGGCGTCGTGCCCGGTGACGCGGTCCAGAACGCGCCGCTCGGACTGCATGGTGGCCCGCGCGCGGAGCCGGTCGAGGAGGGCCGCCGCGCCGGCCGCGTCCCCGGACGCGAGCACGGCTCGGGCCTCCCGTAGGGCCGCGGCGACGTGGTCCAGTTGCTGGTTCACCGCGTCCTGGAACTGGAGCGCGGTCATCGCGTCCTCGATGTCCCCGGCCAGCCGCTCGGCGTCGGTCGCGGACGCGGCCACCAGCGCCTGCATCTCGGCCTGGGACCGGGCGAGCGCGTCCAGCGCGCGGGCGCCCTCTTCGCGGCTGAGGTCGGCGGCCCGGTTCAGGTCGGCCGCGGTGTCGCTCTTGAGCAGCCCGGCCCGCATCCGCTGGGTGCTCTCGCGCACCTCCTGCCACAGCCCGTCCACCATCCCGCGGATCGACTTGGCCGTGGTGCCGATCGCTTCCGCCTGGCGCCCGGTCTCGGCGGCGACCACCGCGAACCCGCGCCCGGACTCGCCCGCGCGGGCGGCCTCGATGCGCGCGTTGAGGGCCAGGATGCGCAGCGCGTACGAGACCCCGTCCAGGTCGCCGAGCGACCGCTCGATGCGGTCCACGCGGGTCGCGATGCCCTCGAGCCGGCGCAGCGTCTCGACCGCCTCGTCGGTGGCCCGGCGCACCTGGTCCATGCGGCCGAGCAGCGCCGTGATCGTGGACCGGGCGGCGGCCTGCGCGTCCGCGTCCGTGCCGCCGTCCTGCCCGGTCGCGCGGGCCGCGCGGGCCGCGCTCTCCTTCGACCGCCGCGCGATGCTCACGAAGCTGGTGCAGACCTGGGTCACCGCCTCTTCGACGTGCCGCGCCGTGTCCCCGATTTGGGTCGAAAGCGCTTCGAGCACCACCCCGATTTCGGGTGCTCCCGCGACGCCGGAACTGGTGCCTGCCTGAACCATGTGCGTTCTGCCCGCGGCCGTTGGGCCGGTTACGAATCGAGGACCTCGCCGAGCCCGGCGCGGCGCAGGTGCGCGGCCGCCGCGTCCTGAACGCTTTCCATTGCGAACGGTAGCCCGCGATCGCGACACGTGCGCCGTAACGCGATCAAAATCTGCACTGCCCCAGTGGGCAGGAACGGCGCGGCCGCGCAATCGACGGTCGCGCCGCGGCTCGCACGAACCGCCGCCCGCGCGGCGCTGAGCAGGTCGGCCAGTTCCGCCGGTTCGAGGTTCTCGTTCAGGGCGATGTGTGCGGGCCCGCCGCACCCGGCTTGGCACTCATCTGTTTTCTTCATCACGTCACCACGACCGGCCGGCGCGAGTCAGTTACGTTGACATCAAAACTGATAGCACCGTTGTGGGTCCCGGAGCGTGGGTGCAGAAATTAATTATGGACATAAACGGCAAGTTTTGTTGTGAGCACGTTTTTCATGCGGCTGTAACACGTTTCGCTGAGGCAAAACATGAAAAGTGCACAATTATTGACAATTTGAGAATAAGTTATCAATTTACCCTTCACC belongs to Gemmata obscuriglobus and includes:
- a CDS encoding methyl-accepting chemotaxis protein, yielding MVQAGTSSGVAGAPEIGVVLEALSTQIGDTARHVEEAVTQVCTSFVSIARRSKESAARAARATGQDGGTDADAQAAARSTITALLGRMDQVRRATDEAVETLRRLEGIATRVDRIERSLGDLDGVSYALRILALNARIEAARAGESGRGFAVVAAETGRQAEAIGTTAKSIRGMVDGLWQEVRESTQRMRAGLLKSDTAADLNRAADLSREEGARALDALARSQAEMQALVAASATDAERLAGDIEDAMTALQFQDAVNQQLDHVAAALREARAVLASGDAAGAAALLDRLRARATMQSERRVLDRVTGHDAGPAGDDTPGSMEFF
- a CDS encoding response regulator — protein: MAKTALIVDDSLTFRQMVAMALSDAKFTVIEACNGQEALDKLAGARVDVIISDVNMPVMDGITFVKQARARPQLKSTPIILLTTESQTEMKQQGKAAGATGWIVKPFKAAQLVQVVTDLLP
- a CDS encoding STAS domain-containing protein, producing MKKTDECQAGCGGPAHIALNENLEPAELADLLSAARAAVRASRGATVDCAAAPFLPTGAVQILIALRRTCRDRGLPFAMESVQDAAAAHLRRAGLGEVLDS